CGGGCGCGGGGGCTGGCGTACGTCCCCGAGGACCGGCACGCCGTCGGCACGGCGCCCGCCGCGTCGGTCGCGGACAACCTGGCGATGGGACATCACCGCACCTCCCTCTCCTCCCGCGGCCTGCTGCCGCCCGCGGCGGTGCGCGCCCACGCGGCACGGCTCGTGGAGCGCTTCGGCATCAAGGCGTCCTCCCCCGAGACGCCCGCCTCCGCGCTGTCCGGCGGAAACCTGCAGAAACTGCTGATCGGCCGCGAACTCGCCCATGACGCACCGCTGTTGCTCGTCGAGCAGCCGACGCGCGGGGTCGACATCGGTGCCATCCAGAACATCCACGACCAGCTGATCGCCTACCGCGACGCCGGTCACGCCGTGCTGCTCGTCTCGGCCGAGCTGAGCGAGATCCGCGGGCTCGCGGACCGGGTCCTGGTGATGTACGAGGGCCGCCTCGCGGCGTCGTACACGAAGGACGAGGCGGACGAACGGACGCTGGGCCTCGCCATGGCGGGCGCTCCGGTGGAGGCCACGCACTGACATGACACGCATATCCGGAGCCCTGCGCTCCCCCCTCGCCTTCTCCGTGCTCGCGGGCCTGGTCATCGGCGCCCTGATCCTGCTCGGCACCGGCGCGGACCCGGTCACCGCGTACGAGGCCGTGCTGACCGGCGCGCTCGGCGGCGACGGCATCGGCTCGACCCTGACCACCGCCACCAGCGTGCTCGGTCTGGCGCTCGCCCTGGCGATCCCGCTGCGCGCCGGGCTGATCAACCTCGGCGGCGACGGACAGATGGTCCTCGGCGGGATCACGGCCGCGGTGACCGGTCTCTACTCGCCGCTGCCCGCGCCCCTCACCGTCGCCGCGGCCCTGCTGGCCGGCATGGCGGCGGGCGCCGGGTACGCCGTGCTCGCCGCCCTGTGCGAGAACCGCCTCGGGGTCCCGCTGCTGGTCAGCAGCCTGCTGCTGAGCTATCCGGCGGTGTCCCTCGCCTCCTATCTGGCGCGCTACCCGCTCAAGGAGCCCGGCTCCAGCCTGCCGCAGACCCGGGCGCTGCCGGACGGGGTGGCGCTGCCCGCCTTCGGCGACTCGACGGTCACCCTGGGGCTGGTCCTCGTCGCGCTCGCCGCCGCCGCGTACTGGTTCACCGACCGGCGCACCGCCGTCGGGTACGAGATCCGCATGACGGGCCTCAACCCCCGTTTCTCCGCGTACGCGGGCGTCGAACGCCGGGGCCTGACCCTGAAGTTGATGTCCGTCTCCGGAGGACTCGCCGGACTCGTGGGCGCGATCGGGGTGTTGAGCTTTCCCTACCGCTTCGTGGACGGCTCGCTCACCGCGCCCGGCTACACC
This window of the Streptomyces sp. NBC_01275 genome carries:
- a CDS encoding ABC transporter permease, with the protein product MTRISGALRSPLAFSVLAGLVIGALILLGTGADPVTAYEAVLTGALGGDGIGSTLTTATSVLGLALALAIPLRAGLINLGGDGQMVLGGITAAVTGLYSPLPAPLTVAAALLAGMAAGAGYAVLAALCENRLGVPLLVSSLLLSYPAVSLASYLARYPLKEPGSSLPQTRALPDGVALPAFGDSTVTLGLVLVALAAAAYWFTDRRTAVGYEIRMTGLNPRFSAYAGVERRGLTLKLMSVSGGLAGLVGAIGVLSFPYRFVDGSLTAPGYTWTGLTAALLAAAAPLGTVIAAFFFAVLQVGGLAMERTTEVPRELTQVLQAIVIVFLAARLRFPSRWFGRSAIRRKEKETV